The following are from one region of the Anaeropeptidivorans aminofermentans genome:
- a CDS encoding siderophore ABC transporter substrate-binding protein — MRKSKVFKLTAMIAVFALMLTACSNANNGPASSEKPEAETSASPEPSASVEPEPAESVEPEAASTVEITDVHGTVTVPVNPKNVVALDNRTFETLADWGIELAAVPKGVMPADSPYVKDDSVQDIGNHGEPNLEIIAAVDPELVIVGQRFARYYEDIKKLVPNAAVIDLNFDVSGEADSPGDNLVNGLKDSTTALGQIFDKNEEAEQLVADFEKAIEDAKAAYNGTDTIMSVVVSGGEIGFSAPRSGRVWGPMYEIFGWTSALDVEGATSDHQGDDISVEAIAQSNPDWIFALDRDAAVSSIEDAVPAQDVIDNSPALQNTTAVSKGQIVYAPNDTYTNESIQTYIELFENMANALAK, encoded by the coding sequence ATGAGAAAATCTAAAGTTTTTAAACTAACTGCTATGATTGCAGTTTTTGCTTTAATGCTCACAGCTTGCTCAAATGCAAATAATGGGCCGGCTTCGTCTGAGAAACCCGAGGCGGAAACATCTGCAAGCCCCGAACCCTCTGCATCAGTTGAGCCTGAGCCGGCAGAATCTGTTGAACCTGAGGCAGCTTCAACTGTTGAAATTACTGATGTTCATGGAACGGTTACGGTTCCTGTAAATCCAAAGAATGTAGTTGCTTTGGATAATAGAACTTTTGAAACTTTAGCTGATTGGGGAATTGAATTAGCGGCTGTTCCGAAGGGCGTAATGCCAGCGGATTCACCCTATGTAAAAGATGATTCCGTTCAAGATATTGGCAATCATGGTGAACCAAATCTGGAAATTATAGCGGCTGTAGATCCTGAACTTGTAATTGTCGGTCAAAGATTTGCCAGATATTATGAAGATATCAAAAAATTAGTGCCAAATGCAGCTGTTATTGATCTTAATTTTGACGTTTCTGGGGAAGCGGATTCACCCGGAGATAATTTAGTAAATGGGCTTAAAGACTCCACAACCGCTTTAGGACAAATTTTTGATAAAAACGAAGAGGCGGAACAATTGGTAGCCGATTTTGAAAAGGCGATTGAAGATGCTAAAGCAGCATATAACGGAACAGATACAATCATGAGTGTGGTAGTTTCCGGCGGAGAGATTGGTTTTTCAGCGCCGCGTTCCGGACGTGTTTGGGGACCAATGTATGAAATTTTCGGATGGACTTCAGCATTAGACGTAGAAGGCGCTACTTCTGATCATCAAGGTGATGATATTTCTGTTGAAGCCATTGCACAAAGCAATCCCGATTGGATTTTCGCACTGGATCGTGATGCGGCAGTATCTTCTATAGAGGACGCAGTTCCTGCCCAGGACGTTATTGACAATTCGCCTGCCCTTCAAAACACTACTGCTGTTTCTAAAGGACAGATCGTTTATGCACCAAACGATACTTACACAAATGAATCAATACAAACTTATATAGAGTTATTTGAAAACATGGCGAATGCTTTGGCAAAGTAG